The sequence accgtgaacacacacacagacacacgccGCGAACAGACTGAACACACCCACCTACAGCAACACACAGCAGCCGAACATGTGGTCGGCCATCACAGTCTGAACGCAGACGGGCGGTCGAGGTGCCGAAGGcctgtctctctcctcagaCGGTGCAGATCGTCTCCCTGCACCTCccgtctctgtctctttgtcccTCGCCTCCGCCGCCTCCACCAccaccgctgctgctgctgctgatgatgatgatgatgatgatgctgatccTGATGAAGCCtcagtctctgctgctgtgtgtgtgtgtgtgtgtgtgttaatatgaatcgtgtgtgtgtgtgtgtgagcgcgtGTCGCAGATCAGCCGGTTaatcctccccctctcctcccccacacgaagaaagaaagagagagttcGCCTCcctcctctttgtctctctctcgcTCAGCCGCAGTCTTTGTCTACCTCGCTcgaccctccctctctctctgcctcctcagaCAATGAACCTTCTGCTGCCACAGGCTCCGCCCACCACACACACTTgcctttctgtctttgtgaggacactctgACACAACACACCCCTCACCCTCACACAAACCTGGACCAACACAGCTAAACCCCCAACCCTGAGTGGGTTCTAACCTAAACCTGGTTCAGACCTGGACCCAAACAGCCCTTTCAAGGTctgacaaccacacacatgcacacagtgtctgagagacagagagagagaggtgtatAATCTGATTCTGGATCAgctgttaaacattttattagtcTGAACAACAGGATTATTATTTACACatgaatatatttaaatgtttgtatccaacatgtgtttaaaatataagctcaatgtcatttttaatagTTGTAATCAGTGAAAAAATGTTGACTATATAATTTAGTGTAAACATGGTTAAATATAAATCCAAAATAGCCATAAATgtcataaagaaaaataatgttcagtgatattaatatataaagTGTTGATGCTGAACAACAGGATGTGTATTTCATCTCAGGGACTCcagctcttattttgaaagtgtttttaaaattaaaacactgagATGATCTGAGGCTGAATCTGGGCCAAAGCGACTGAAGCGTAAACCAGCTGCTCCCCCTGGTGGACTCTCTGGACTAAGCCTGTGGTGAAGGAGGGTAAGTGATGTTTCTGATTCAGGAGGATCTCTACCGTTAGCACTGTGGATATTTGTAATGTAGGATTAGAAGTAGAAATGGTCTTAATGGTCAAATTCATATTGTGATAAACCTAAAACATCTTTCATGAGCACAGATGAGACTTAGATCCTAAGATATTGTTtgtagttgtttgtttttctactgtATCACTGCAGATGCTGTTTTCCAGCTCTTTGCATTTATTCAGCACCTGATTATTCTTCTTCCACATCCTGATAGTTCTGTGTCtccttttgtcattttgtggtcatttttctctttcaggttgttttttctttctagttgttttgcatcaaagtttttatttttatttttatttctggcTTTCGTTTTATTGTCCTTTGCTTGTCTTTCCAAAGAAAGCGTTATCAGTCCCTTCCTGGTTCTCTGGTTTTAGGGGCCCCGACCCCCTGGATCCGTCCATGTAGCGATAAATCTGTGTAATTCTCCTTTAATCTTCTCTCCTGTTTCAGCACCGCGGACAGAGTCTCTGCAGGAGCCCCGCCCCCCACCGCGCTGcgtcacagacagacaggtggacagacaggtggacagacaggtggagaggGGGGACCCAGCGGACCGACAGACAGACGGGCGGAGAAGCGATGGAGCTGCGGACATCTTTCTGTTTGCCTTTGTAACGGACGGCCCGGACGCACggctcttcctcttcctcctcctcctccgctgcCGCAGAGAGGCTCGCGCCGCTCGGTCCGGTCGTCGTCATGGGAACGGTGCTGTCTCTGTCTCCGGGCTCGCGAAAAGCCGCGGCTCGTGGGCCGGAGAAGCTCGCGCTGCACAAGCCCCTGGAAGCCcgcgaggaggaggaggaggacgcgaagaagaagaagcggCACCCGGTGCTGCTGCACGCGCTCAGCTGGAAGAAGCGCCTCGTGGCGGCGCGAGCCAAGAGGAAGGGCGGGAAGAAGGTGAAGCCCGCGGTGTCCGAGCCCGTGAACGTGCAGCGGGACCAGGCGGCCACCGACAGCCGCCACAGAACCCTGAAGGCCGGACATCGGCACGGGCCCATCCCGGTACCGGTACCCACCGTCCCGGAGCACGttcagaaccagaaccagaagcAGGGCAGGCCGGACCTGATCATCTCACCGCGGCGGGTGGTGGTGCAGGTCGGTGTGTTGTAACGTTTTAACGGAAAGGTGATGATTCAGTAACAAACCTGTCGGAACAGAAAAGAGACTAAACCCACGAAAACATCTGGAGGTTTATAAAGTGTTTTATGTTGAGATGctgcaataataaataattttcataCTTTATTTTGAAGCTGATCCTAAATATGTATTTGGTCAAAACAGGATTGTTTCAATACTGTTACAAAACtgaatatgtaaaaacaaaaatatataataaaaaaatatgtgataCTGTAAAtaagaattatttttatttgtctttggcTTAAGTATTGATAAAAATGGCTGCCAGCCAGTTTGGGGAAGCTTTATTAAAACACCTGCAGGTTAACAGCTTGATGAGTTTTGTCCCGTCAGTTTTACAAACTCTTTCTCACGTGTCTTTTTCCACCGCAGGCGTCGACAGGCGAGCTCCTTCGTTGTCTTTCTGACTTTTTGTGTCGTCGCTGTGTCAAACTGAAGGAGTTGTCGTCCAATCAGATTGTCCTCTGGTTCAGAAACGTGGACCGAGCGCTCCTAGTCCAGGGCTGGCAGGTCAGTGTTTGGGTTTTTGCCATTGTCAAAAAGCTCAATACATTTGTTGTCTTACCTCTGTAGTATTCCCTGTCCAGTTTCTGTAGTATTActgctcttctctctgtctttgatgTGTAGTAGTACTTGTCCTGTCCCTTTGCAGGACCAGTGCTTCATCAGTCCTGCCAGTGTAGTCTTTGTGTACCTGCTGTGCAGGGAGGCAGTGGTTGAGGACACGTCTTCAGAGCAGGAGCTCCACGCCACCTTCCTCACTTGTCTCTACCTGGCCTACTCCTACCTGGGCAATGAGATTTCATACCCCTTGAAACCTTTCCTGGTGGAGTCCAGCCGTGATGCATTCTGGGAGAGAGCGCTGGAGCTGATCAGCCACCTGAGCTGTGAGATGCTGCGAATCAACGCTGACCCACACTTCTTCACCGAGGTGTTTCAAGACCTGAAGAGCCAGGGAGGAGACAGGGAGAAACAGGAGAAAGGAAAGGACAAACAAAGGCCTagggaggaggatgagaagGATCaagtgaaggaggagaagaagaagaaagaagaggagactgaagagaaagaaaatgatgcagaaaacagGAGTGATGATCTGGATCGTTAAGAGAGatgagaaaaggagaggaaactACAGTGTTTGTTCATGAGACTGAGACCGGCTCAGATCTGAATGTAACCCAGCGGcacctgcagctttaatgtgacTAATGAGCACTGATGGAAGAatcatgacctttgacctcctgcTGCAAAGAGACTGGAATATGGACACTCGCTCACTTTAACTGCATGCTATTGATCAAAACCACCACCATCTTCTGATTGTACCATCATGGATGTAGACGAGTTACCATGGCAACCTTGCATACACATCCAGCCTTATTTTGTTTAGCCGTATCGCTGAAGAAAACATGTGTAAGGCAGTGCCACgggaaagtatttatttatttattacgaCAGGTTTTTAAAAGCAACAGAGACGGTAAACATCAAGAAACTCGCAGAATCAAAACATCGTGACAAAGAAACTGAAAGTTGCCAGAAGACAAAAATGAatccaaaacattttcagtgagAGTTAAACACCAAATGGGAAAGAGTGAATATTTTCTGCCTTTATACAGAGCCACAGTTTAATCATGTTAGTCTTGTCCCTGCTGTTTTAATAAACCACACGGTTTAAGGGATAACATAGGTCATTAAAAATATGACAGTGTTGATCGGATGTTGACTAACATGATCACATCTCTGATCTGAAGTTTAgtgggacctttattttgttttaggtTATGTAATTAATGTGGTAAAATAACTGCAGTTGCATTAGACAGTGAAGGAAACTGATTTTAGACCATCTCAACACCTcgtggacccggggcctttctgtgtggagtctgcatgttgtccccgtgtctgtgtgggttttcccttcgaacagtccaaacacatgcaggtcaggtttgttggtgactctaaattgtgagtgtgtgtctgtctctgtgtgtcaggcctgtgataggctgctgatctgtccaggtgGGGACCCTGCCTGTTACCCACTGCATGCTGTGCTTGGCTCCAGCCCCGCTCATCCTGGATATACCAAGATCATCCCACCCATAACTGAAACCTGTTGTCCTGTGTTGGAGAGAAGTACCATGAGCTAAATGTGGTCACATCTCACCTACAACAAACAGACATCAGTGACCACTTTTTCCTGTCCAGTTTCCAtttcactgctctgtgtttatttggaagTACTTTGGGAGGTGTGAGATACTGTGGTATAATATCAGGAGAATACAAGTTTGGACATAATAATCCACTGTTAATAATGACACGAGTGCTCTTGAACATGTGGCTAATGTGTAAAAACTAAGAGATGTTATTCTAAAATGCTTCACCTCATTATTTGGAGCATTTATCACAGATTCACAGACGGATCAAGCACTGAAAGCAGCAGCCGtcattacatttgcatttgttatttttcGCTCCTTGTTGCAGTGAGACATGATGTTTGCTCGGCAGCCCCGGACAGAAACAGCAGGTCTGGAGACATGTTGGGCAGTTCATGTGAGTTCGAtgatttctgtctctgttgtcTGAAGGCTGAATGTATAACTGGTCGGATTAACTGATCTGTGCCAATGTTTTTAAACAGGACCAGAGCTGGACATCATGACACCTGTATTATTATGCAGAACATTAGCAAATGCATAATTTCTGTAAAAACAGCTTGTAAAAtttgcagcaacaacaaaaccttTTAATCACGGCTTGAGCTGTGGTTAATTCTGTGGCTGTGGTTGTCACATCAGCCCAGTCTCTTGAAGTATTTTCCCATTCTGACCAATATGCCCAGTCTCTGGAAGTACCTGCGCAGCCTAGTGAATGTACAAGtgcttaatatttaaaaatgccaGTATTGCAAGTAGGATCAGATAATCCGAGTCTGTAAACTACAGATGtgacacagcagctgtgtgtgtgtgtatgtatgtgtgtgtgtgtcactgcagtGAGTCATCGCTGCATCACTGCTCTAGTTTTTGTGAATAACGGACACAGAGATCACATGATGCATCTGTGCTTACTGCTGATTGGTCTGAATTTGCTgcagagagtgagacagagatgaagggatataaaaaaaaaaatgtctgataaTGCTCCAGAAAGAGGAGAGATGCAGATAAGAGTAAAGGATGCTTCACGATGGACAACAATCACAacactaaaatttaaaaatatataatttatttaaaaaatggaaaaattaaaAGACAGATGGTCTAAAGTTCAACATGATTACCTTAAAGTATTTGGACACTTATATACTCCAGCATGTTATGAAATTAAAGTATTACTGAGGTTGACTTTGTTCTAATTAAATGTACTTGAAGGGTGTTTATTTGCACATGATCCATGTAGAAATGATTGCCTATTTTATTCtctctaaatgtaaaaaaagtcTGAGATTGTTCTACCCACCATAGACGTGGTCTAATTTAATCCCAGATTTTTACAAATTTTAGTCGcgaaacaaacagaaaacaaatgactgGGATACTCTACTTGTTTTAGTTTAAGACCTGTCATTTTCAACAATACCCACACAATGAGCTGCCTCAGCTGAGATTAATGTGTGTCAGTCTCcaacctggtttagcttattggtctgtgccaTATACCTGCATTGTTCAagaacaattaaaaacacacaattgaaacacactgctgcactgggagacatgtttcttcattatgTAACATACGACCCACTATTTAACAATGATTCCTTACCAAAAGTCTGATGTGTTGAGTATTTAAAACTGTCCTGTACTGAAAGTTGGTATGACCCTACTGGTCTGGTTTgccatctttttttatttattaatttgcaGTTTGGATATATCATGGCTGATATGAGATTTAGCCAGTTTTGGACTGTGCTGCAATTTGTTAAAGCAAATTTAAAGGACAGCTGTTTATATAGAAACTATATTTAGTAAATAGATGAATTATGAAACAATGTGTTACAGTATAATAGTTTATATGATTGATTACTGAAGTTTAGCATCACTAATTGTTCTTTTGCTGAATTGTTTGGAAGTGATTGATTATGGTCTGATTACATGATTTAAGCAGAACTGATTTGCAGGGGGgttattgtctttattttattaacagCATACTGTAAATATCTCGCaatataaatttaatttagcataaaacataaatcaacattttGTCAGCGCCCTTCACAATAAGAGACGACATTTTTCTTGGCGCGAGgaattttattgtgaaaaccGGCAACAGGAAGTGGTGTTAGCTTGTTTCAAACGGCGGCTCTGGTTcttaaaaaaattgttttttttttaactggcaGGTAAATTCTGTCCAGTTAGTCACAAAAGAAGTGAAACTAAAGCAGGGGAGCGGTAAGTAAGAGTTTTTAACGAAGCAGTCTGAATGTGGAATTACTAAAGATAGCTAAACCACCTTATGTTAGCTAGCTAGCGTCAATATGCTAGTTAGCTAACGAGCTAATTGGCGCCAATACGAAAGCTAACgctaagctaacaggctaacatcATGCTCAATACAATTTAAACAATAAGGTATTTCTCTTAAGCTAACAGGAAGTGTTATAACTAATCCGCTGTAAATTAAATCTAATGTGAATGTATGAGCCTTTTAGTGTTTGTAGCATTTTCTTAGTAAAAGTCACAGAACgtcataaatctttaaaaacagaaatacatatGTAACAAGCATATTTTATGGAAAGATGTTTTacctgattttaaaatgtttatttacattttacagaagaATGTGTTGGAAGACAGTGTAAGTAAGTTAAGTAACATACATATAACTAAGGATAAAAGGATAAACCATAACTGTTTAAGTAatactatattatattatactataaAACTATATTATCTACTTTAATTCAAATGTTGTTTGACTTATAGACTCTATATGCTGTTACCATTCCCTGTATGTGTAGTTTAAAGGCTGCAGTTTGTAATTTGTTCTGCAGAGGGAGCTGCAACTGTAGAAATGAACTTGCCTGTAACCAAAATACTTTTTTGactttaatgtatttaatgtttatgtatttttatcacTCAgctgtagtttcttttttttaattttacataacCTGCttggaaaaaaagcttttaaaatatttatttctttatttccctGCAGTTTAAAATTTCTGTATATTGAGATAAAGAGTTGCAgtccttttttgttgtttatgctGTCTTTAGTTTTTGTCTTAATTTCAGCTCATTTCACAGCAATGGTAAGTAACTTAAGATCGCTTGGATTTAAGTGCCAACATGTAGTGAAGCCTGAAAACTCCCACAGTTTTTCAAAACTTTGACAGATGTCTTAACTCTGCCTTCTTCACTGGCAACAGTCCTTCAGTTTCAAGGTGTCCTTCAGTTTCACGATGATTCCTTTTAACTTTTACACCAGCAGTGAGTGTCGACTAGCTTCACACCAACAGGTGGACCAGGGGGTTAAATGTAATTAAGAGGTGTCCTCTCTGTCTGGAAACTTGTTCCTGCAGTACAAGTAGAGATTTCCCTCAGTCAAGACTTGAACCCACACTACAAATGTAATGTCAACACATTCAACACATTTCAATTatgaacaaaacatttgtaaCGATCTTAATTCATGATTAATACAGTTTTATTGAAGCCCACATGGATGTAAAGACACTTTACtttcagaaaagagaaaacaaaacagatgatgatttaaatgaattaaatgtgtgttttgctcACCGTGTCCTCCACAGGTCCACAATGCTGAGTGGGCGGGGCCGTGGCTGCCTGTCGCAGTCCTCTATTGAATCAGGGAGTGTAACGCCGCTGGTCTCTGGCAGCAGCACGCACAATCCGCAGCCTATGATTGGTCCACTGCTGTAGATGACCATAGCAGCCAATGAGATTGCTCCATTGGGGTTGGGAGAAACAAATGTGTTGACCAGGGAGCCGATCCGGTAACACAGGTTGACCAGAGACAAACACCGCTGTCTAGATTATAATGTGTGGTTAACATTATATCCAACCTGgtacatattgtgtgtgtgtgtatgtgtgtgtgtacgtaccTGACCACAGTCGGGAACAGCTCGATGCTGTACAGTATGGAGATAAAGATGGCAGCTCCAATACAGAGTTTTCCCAGCAGAGCCAGACTCATCACTAATACTGGttcacctgcacacacaatAAATATTACCTGCCTACACCTTAAATATAAGTTATTGGTACATATTTCGAGCATGCTAAAGGTTTAATTATGTTTCAAAATGTTGTCTAATAGTGAATGGTTTAGCACGCTAAAGGTTACTTCTGTTTAAAAACTTGGTTAATGGTAAATGTTTATCTAATCTTATGTTTTCAGCTTTGCTAAAGTTTGTCATGTTTAAAAACTACAgctattaatattttattttactacagtaataataattttcttATGGTTAGTCAAAGCATTTAATCTAAACTACTACAGTTACTGAATTTGGGGGTTTCTCCTCACAGTTGTATCTGGACAGCAGAAATGAAAGGAAGCAGGCTGCTCCACTCAGGAACAGAGAAAGCATGCTCATTGGACGCCGGCCCAGGCGGACCAAGGGCACGAGCAGGCAGGGAGTCTCTGTGATGCCAGAGAAGAACTGGGCGGAGTACACGCCAACGCCGAATGAACCAATGTTCATACAGATGCCGTAGTAAGTCAGTGCTGTCGCAACACTGCAGAATCACAGGATAAATTAGGTGTCGTAGCTACACTGAGCGCTAAAAGGCACTGTGAAGCTGttaaaacacagatttattaACCTACAGACTATGTAATACCTCAGGTAGCTCATGATAGTCAGTCGCAGAAGAATGGTTGGGTGTCTCAGTTGGTGGATGATGCCATTGGGGGTGTGTCCTGCAGGTGGCTcctcctgtgtgtgtcctgcagtgGTTTTCTGCAGGTCAGACCATGCCGATTCCAgcaactgcacacacagatacacatcaGGACTCAGGATTGTCAGTGATAATGGAATGACTGGTCTGGTTTTAGGTTTAATATGTTTCCAATGAATCAAATAGGTTTATGATAAGATAAGAAGAAGCTTTTATCTTTTACctttgtcccacagtggggaaagtTACATCGTCACAGCAGCAAGTAAGGCACAAggcaataaaataataagagcACAAAagaatttacaataaaataaatatatatttttttgatgAGAGTAACGAATATGAAGCACATTTACCACATCCAgacactgttcatctgcaggGCTGTTGCTGCGATAAACGTCCAGAACATCTGTCCTCTGCTTTAATAGCAACCATTGAGGTGATTCTGGGATTGAACTGGAaaggagaacaaaaaaaaaattgtgtcaTCTAGTGCGAACAGTTTAAGACATAAAGGTAGACAGGCAGATGTGTTCACCTACAAGAATAGTGGCAGACAGATGAGTTGTGGTAGAGACAATGACAGGTGCAGTTGCCTCCAGGTTGGGCTGAGCCAGGCCAGGGGAGCTCCACCCATCATCCCTAGACTAAAGCAGAACGGCAGCAAGGCCGATGACCAGAGGCGAGCGGCAGGACGAGTCCATTCCACTGctgcaacacagaaacatatctctggttttattattatacataatatatatatatatgggacCTAAGTGCAacattttactgtgtaaaaaaaGCTCTAGTGGACAAACCACATAGTGAAATACTATTTCTATATATTTCAAACATACTGTTGACATTTCTCAGATATTTACTGTTTCTGAGAGATATCACGGCTCTGATTTAGTGAAACTCAGCAGCAGTATGCTGATGTGCTGTTTGAGCTTCTGTAGAATATATGTGCTGTTCTTACCCAGGCTGAAAGAGCAGATGttgatgaagcagcagcagatgccCGTTAGGCAGCGAACAGCGAGGAAGAGGAGTGGCTGAGGAAGGACAGCAGGTACAAGGCCACACAtggtgtgcatgcacacacccaGCAGCAACACCGGACGCTTCCCAAAACTGCACAGCCATACCGATGTAAGTAAACATTTTGTGTGACAAATTTTACATCCATGAACATTATATTTCCCAGTGTACAGTATGCAGAATATTATTTACCTTACCGGTCACATATTGCTCCTCCAAATAAAGAGCCCAGCAGCAGACCAACCATGAACAGAGTCTGACCATAGGACAACCAGTCTGTCCAactacacactgactgacaaacacaagtatcacaaaaacaaactgttagGCCAAGAAATTTGggcaaaaaaaaatctgcattttgcaCGACTCCAAGCTCTCAGCAAGTTTGGACTCTTGCTTCAAAGGTGGGAAAATAAATTCATGTGCATCTTCACCTCAAATTTCTGGTTGTTATTTAAAGGTGTGTAGTTTACTGTCAAATGGCTGTGTGCCTGCAATTTAACCATAAACTAATAAAGTTCTGGAGATTATGATCACATGGCAGTAACAACTGTAACAGTGGAGGTGATCCATAGTTTTGACCAGAAGTTTGCATCCAGCATCGAGTCACCTGTGGTTTCAGTGTTTAAGCTAGCCAGTTATTTTCTCAGTCAATTAATTATTATAGATTCTctgaaatattgaaaaatacATTGCCGCTTCAGTGAAACATGTCTTAATGTACAAccaacaggtcagtgttcacAAAGAGTTTCTTATtaaacagagaggaaaaggagtTCTGTTAGAGAAGCTGACTGTTACTGGCGTTACGCTTGAAAACTAACAGTTTATCAGTGGAGCCTGATAAACTACAGCCCTCCAGGCTCTGTGCCAAGATGGACTAACACTTCCTTGTCCCTTCTCTTCCCTGAAAGTAGATGCAGACATGAAGACAGTATCTTCTCAACAGACTCGGGGTAAGTTTGCTAACAAGGATTTCACAAAAATCTTTTGCTGTCACTGCTGACAGCATTAAGAGCTTCACAACACAACAGTTAACCTgctgtgtcatatgttttcacaaaatgaatTCACTAATTAGATTAAATATGTATTTCACTGTGTAAATTTGCTGTAGAAGTCCAAAAAGATAAACTGTGTTTATGATTTATATATGGCTAAAATATCTCAGATACTGCAGAAATATTACTGGAGCAAATCACTGAAGCTGTTACAGCTCACATCTTGGTTCCCTCTCTTTGTCCTCTCTGGCCATGATTGGTTTG is a genomic window of Mastacembelus armatus chromosome 2, fMasArm1.2, whole genome shotgun sequence containing:
- the LOC113127150 gene encoding solute carrier family 22 member 13 isoform X2, giving the protein MSPLQLSVYWRLSLIFIFTSFLFFLDIFTAAIVTATCRHGNTSHGTLVPNSGTNQSWPERTKRGNQDSVCSWTDWLSYGQTLFMVGLLLGSLFGGAICDRFGKRPVLLLGVCMHTMCGLVPAVLPQPLLFLAVRCLTGICCCFINICSFSLAVEWTRPAARLWSSALLPFCFSLGMMGGAPLAWLSPTWRQLHLSLSLPQLICLPLFFSIPESPQWLLLKQRTDVLDVYRSNSPADEQCLDVLLESAWSDLQKTTAGHTQEEPPAGHTPNGIIHQLRHPTILLRLTIMSYLSVATALTYYGICMNIGSFGVGVYSAQFFSGITETPCLLVPLVRLGRRPMSMLSLFLSGAACFLSFLLSRYNCEPVLVMSLALLGKLCIGAAIFISILYSIELFPTVVSSGPIIGCGLCVLLPETSGVTLPDSIEDCDRQPRPRPLSIVDLWRTRNKFPDREDTS
- the LOC113127152 gene encoding cyclin-dependent kinase 5 activator 1-like codes for the protein MGTVLSLSPGSRKAAARGPEKLALHKPLEAREEEEEDAKKKKRHPVLLHALSWKKRLVAARAKRKGGKKVKPAVSEPVNVQRDQAATDSRHRTLKAGHRHGPIPVPVPTVPEHVQNQNQKQGRPDLIISPRRVVVQASTGELLRCLSDFLCRRCVKLKELSSNQIVLWFRNVDRALLVQGWQDQCFISPASVVFVYLLCREAVVEDTSSEQELHATFLTCLYLAYSYLGNEISYPLKPFLVESSRDAFWERALELISHLSCEMLRINADPHFFTEVFQDLKSQGGDREKQEKGKDKQRPREEDEKDQVKEEKKKKEEETEEKENDAENRSDDLDR
- the LOC113127150 gene encoding solute carrier family 22 member 13 isoform X1, giving the protein MSPLQLSVYWRLSLIFIFTSFLFFLDIFTAAIVTATCRHGNTSHGTLVPNSGTNQSWPERTKRGNQDSVCSWTDWLSYGQTLFMVGLLLGSLFGGAICDRFGKRPVLLLGVCMHTMCGLVPAVLPQPLLFLAVRCLTGICCCFINICSFSLAVEWTRPAARLWSSALLPFCFSLGMMGGAPLAWLSPTWRQLHLSLSLPQLICLPLFFSIPESPQWLLLKQRTDVLDVYRSNSPADEQCLDVLLESAWSDLQKTTAGHTQEEPPAGHTPNGIIHQLRHPTILLRLTIMSYLSVATALTYYGICMNIGSFGVGVYSAQFFSGITETPCLLVPLVRLGRRPMSMLSLFLSGAACFLSFLLSRYNCEPVLVMSLALLGKLCIGAAIFISILYSIELFPTVVRQRCLSLVNLCYRIGSLVNTFVSPNPNGAISLAAMVIYSSGPIIGCGLCVLLPETSGVTLPDSIEDCDRQPRPRPLSIVDLWRTRNKFPDREDTS
- the LOC113127150 gene encoding solute carrier family 22 member 13 isoform X3 — encoded protein: MAREDKEREPRLCSWTDWLSYGQTLFMVGLLLGSLFGGAICDRFGKRPVLLLGVCMHTMCGLVPAVLPQPLLFLAVRCLTGICCCFINICSFSLAVEWTRPAARLWSSALLPFCFSLGMMGGAPLAWLSPTWRQLHLSLSLPQLICLPLFFSIPESPQWLLLKQRTDVLDVYRSNSPADEQCLDVLLESAWSDLQKTTAGHTQEEPPAGHTPNGIIHQLRHPTILLRLTIMSYLSVATALTYYGICMNIGSFGVGVYSAQFFSGITETPCLLVPLVRLGRRPMSMLSLFLSGAACFLSFLLSRYNCEPVLVMSLALLGKLCIGAAIFISILYSIELFPTVVRQRCLSLVNLCYRIGSLVNTFVSPNPNGAISLAAMVIYSSGPIIGCGLCVLLPETSGVTLPDSIEDCDRQPRPRPLSIVDLWRTRNKFPDREDTS